A window from Myripristis murdjan chromosome 11, fMyrMur1.1, whole genome shotgun sequence encodes these proteins:
- the LOC115368320 gene encoding uncharacterized protein LOC115368320, with translation MSLERFRRSLKRLREHHKNCERRLSQGLCQQVQDTMTVGPTQLDSRYEQSESGCHESEFSSHAGSDDDSSDLLSTEKRPDPCREDGTSDIDAENPMSTSQTVPHKGRERAVREVDDDQSPGTSLSQRFSLRIKRGQEKEAEKQWDAGLDQSTEGGSWSADDESSGTNLITKTQKKKKRGKQMVKGKEPPKVAVRRRWSDAEKTAVEKHLGNCLAERRVPRKEACLRAVQAEKALCQRSWRLVKAYVSNKIVTLNRRSSARTRDAPFS, from the exons ATGAGTCTGGAGAGGTTCAGAAGGAGTTtaaagagactgagagagcaCCACAAGAACTGCGAGAGGCGTTTGTCTCAAGGACTTTGCCAGCAA GTTCAAGACACAATGACTGTGGGGCCAACACAA TTGGACAGTCGTTATGAGCAGTCGGAGAGTGGGTGCCATGAATCCGAATTTTCCAGCCATGCGGGATCAGATG atgacTCCTCTGACCTCCTCTCTACTGAAAAGAGACCCGACCCCTGCAGAGAGGATGGGACCTCAGATATCGATG CTGAAAATCCCATGTCAACTTCTCAGACTGTCCCACATAAAGGACGAGAAAGAGCGGTGAGGGAGGTGGATGACG ATCAGAGTCCAGGAACAAGCCTTAGCCAGAGGTTTTCACTGAGGATCAAAAGAGGACaagagaaggaggcagagaaacaATGGG aTGCGGGTCTTGACCAAAGCACTGAAGGTGGGAGTTGGTCTGCAGATG aTGAGAGCTCAGGGACAAACCTGATTACAaagacacagaagaagaagaaaagaggaaaacagatggTGAAAGGAAAAG AGCCACCCAAAGTTGCAGTGAGGAGACGATGGAGTGATGCAGAAAAGACAGCAGTCGAAAAGCACCTGGGAAACTGTTTGGCAGAGCGAAGAGTTCCTCGCAAAGAGGCCTGTCTGCGGGCTGTTCAGGCTGAGAAAGCCCTGTGTCAGAGGTCATGGAGACTTGTCAAAGCCTATGTTTCCAACAAAATTGTGACTTTAAATCGCAGATCTTCTGCAAGGACTAGAGATGCACCATTCAGTTAG